The window AGGTGCAGAACAACTGGTACAACATCATGCCCGAGAGCGCCATGCCGCCGTGGAGCAAGAAGGGCGTGGTGGTCGTCGAGTTCAGCATCCTCAAAGACGGCCGCGTCACCGGCGTGCGCTTGATCTCCAGCTCGGGCGACGTCGCCCTGGACCGCGCCGCGTACGGCGCCATCACCGCCTCCAACATCCTGCCCGCCCTCCCCGCCGACTTCCGCGCCGACTACGTCACCGTCCGCGCCAGCTTCTACTACAACCCTGATCGCAACCAGCTGCGCTGAAAGCGGCAATTGGCAATTAGCGATTAGCAATTGGCGAGGAGCGAAAGCTTCGCACGAGGAGGTCTGGCCAATTGCTAACTGCCAATTGCTAATTGCCGATTGCTTATTGCCTAATGAACCCATGCGCCCACGCCGCGCCGAGATCTTCGGGCTGCTCGCCATCGGGCTGCTGCTCCTGCTCTTCACCCTGGCGCGCTCGTGGCACCTGATCCGCTGGAGCTGGCGGTGAACCCGCTGCTGGTCGTCATCCTCGGGCCCACCGGCAGCGGCAAGACGGCGCTCTCGCTCGCGCTCGCCCAGCGCTTCTCCGGCGAGATCGTCAACTGCGACTCCGTCGCCGTCTACCGCGAGTTCGAGATCGGCACCGCCAAGCCCTCGCCGGAAGAGCGCGCCCGCGCGCCGCACCATCTCTTCGACGTCGCCGCGCCCACCGAGGTCTTCACCGCCGGCGACTACGCCCGCCGGGCCCGCGCCGTCCTCGCGGAGATCAGGGACCGCGAGCATCTCCCCATCGTCGTCGGCGGCACCGGCCTCTACCTGCGCGCGCTGCTGGACGGCCTGTTCGCCGGACCGCCGCGCTCCGAGGAGCTGCGCGCCCGCCTCCGCGCCGACGCTGAGCAAAAGGGCTCGCAGCACCTGCACGAGATGCTCGCCCGGCTCGACCCCGCCGCCGCCGAGAAGATCCACGCCAACGACGTTCCCAAGCTCATTCGCGCCATCGAGGTCGCGCTGACCGCGCGCCGCCCCATGACCGAGATGTGGCGCGAAGGCCGCGACCCGCTCACCGGCTTTCGCATTCTGCGGCTCGGCCTCGACCCGGAGCGCAACGCGCTCTACACCCGCCTCAACGAGCGCGCCAGGCAGATGTTCGAGCGCGGTCTGCTCGAAGAGACCCAGGCCCTGCTCGAAGAATACGGCGGCTCCGCCCGCCCGCTCGGCTCGCTCGGCTACAAGCAGGCCGTGCAGCACCTGCGCGGCGAGAGCGACCGCAAGCTCGCGGTCTGGGCGGCGCAGCAGTCCCACCGCAACTACGCCAAGCGCCAGATGACCTGGTTCCGCCGCGAGCCCGACGTCCACTGGCTCAAAGGCTTCGGCGACGACCCAGCCATCCAGAGCGACGCGCTGCGGCTGGTATCCGAGCGACTAGCGACTGGCGACTAGCGACCCCATTTGTTATCGTCCCAACCGATGCTCCGTCGCCTCATCGCTCTCCTCCTGCTGCTCGCCGTCTCCGCCTCCGCCCAGGACGCTTTCCAGAAGCCCGGCCCGGTGCAGCTCACCAGCGAAGGCGACCGCTGGGCGCAGCGCACGCTCCGCCGCCTTTCGCTCGAAGAAAAGATCGGCCAGATGTTCATGGTCCGCGCCATCGTCGAGTTCCGCAACCTCGACAGTCCCGAGTTCCAGCAGCTCGCCGGCGACCTCAGGCGCTATCACGTCGGCAGCGTGCTGCTCACCGTGCCGAGCGAGAGCGGCTTCGTCTTCCGCAACCAACCCTACGAGGCGGCCGCGCTCGTCAACGAGCTCCAGCAGCGCGTCGACGTCCCGCTGCTGGTCGCCGCCGACTTCGAGCGCGGACCCGGACAGCGCCTCCAAGGCGTGACCCAGTTCCCTTCCGCCATGGCGCTGGCCGCCACCAACGACCCCGCCAACGTCGAGCGCTTCGCCCGCATCGTGGGCGCGGAATCGCGCGCCATCGGCGTGCAGTGGAACCTCTTTCCCATCGCCGATGTGAACTCCAATCCCGACAACCCCATCATCAACACGCGCTCCTTCGGCGAAGACCCGCAGCAGGTGGGCGAGCTGGTCGCGCGCTACATCCGCGGCTCGGTCTCCGCCGGCGTGCTCACCACCGCCAAGCACTTCCCCGGGCACGGCGACACCGCGACCGACTCGCACCTCGATCTCGCCATGGTCACCGGCGACCGCGCCCGCCTCGACCGCGTGGAGCTCGCGCCCTTCCGCGCCGCCATCGACGCCGGCGTCGACTCCGTGATGATCGCCCACGTCACCGTGCCCGCGCTCGATCCCGACCCGAAGCGCGTCGCCTCCACCTCCCCGGTCATCATCCGCGACCTGCTCAAGGGACAGCTCGGCTTCCAGGGCCTCGTCGTCCCCGACGCCATGGACATGGCGGCGCTCACGC of the Terriglobales bacterium genome contains:
- the miaA gene encoding tRNA (adenosine(37)-N6)-dimethylallyltransferase MiaA, with amino-acid sequence MAPDPLELAVNPLLVVILGPTGSGKTALSLALAQRFSGEIVNCDSVAVYREFEIGTAKPSPEERARAPHHLFDVAAPTEVFTAGDYARRARAVLAEIRDREHLPIVVGGTGLYLRALLDGLFAGPPRSEELRARLRADAEQKGSQHLHEMLARLDPAAAEKIHANDVPKLIRAIEVALTARRPMTEMWREGRDPLTGFRILRLGLDPERNALYTRLNERARQMFERGLLEETQALLEEYGGSARPLGSLGYKQAVQHLRGESDRKLAVWAAQQSHRNYAKRQMTWFRREPDVHWLKGFGDDPAIQSDALRLVSERLATGD
- a CDS encoding glycoside hydrolase family 3 protein — encoded protein: MLRRLIALLLLLAVSASAQDAFQKPGPVQLTSEGDRWAQRTLRRLSLEEKIGQMFMVRAIVEFRNLDSPEFQQLAGDLRRYHVGSVLLTVPSESGFVFRNQPYEAAALVNELQQRVDVPLLVAADFERGPGQRLQGVTQFPSAMALAATNDPANVERFARIVGAESRAIGVQWNLFPIADVNSNPDNPIINTRSFGEDPQQVGELVARYIRGSVSAGVLTTAKHFPGHGDTATDSHLDLAMVTGDRARLDRVELAPFRAAIDAGVDSVMIAHVTVPALDPDPKRVASTSPVIIRDLLKGQLGFQGLVVPDAMDMAALTRLYPQPGRAAVEAVKAGNDMVLIPPDLDAAFQALVAAVQSGELPESQIDESVLRILRAKAAVGLHRDRLVALDQLNRAIARPADVQFGQRVAQEAVTLLRDSGRALPLKKSGTAAPALPYGTVEAPPAPLLAVLLLEDLRSETGRAFDRELRARVPGARVVWLDPRNTAAQAPQVVEMADRAEQVVVATYVVASGGKFVMVNGKPVNTVGLQEPQANLLRALLQAAAPKTVLVSLGNPYLAAGFPKVQNYLCTYSNVPISEVAAVRALFGEAPIRGRLPVSVAGIAQRGAGIDRPSVVSRKGGSPHVRSREELVH